TTGATTGAAGAAAAGTTGCCCATATACCATTTTGAAGAAGCTGGCGGAAGCTTAGAATCCATTTTTATGCAGTTGACACAGGAGGGTGAAAATGCTTAATCCAATATTAGAACGTGAACTAAAGACGCGGATGCGTACATGGAAGACGCCCATACTTTTAACGGTATATCTTGGGTTAATCGGTCTCATATTAACATTGGTTTTACTGGCATCAGGTACAGTTTTTGGCTATGATGGATATGGATTTGATCCAAGTGTTATTGCCACTGTGTATGATGTGTTAGTCATCTTTCAAATGGCACTCTTGATGTTGATTATCCCGGTGTTTACGGCAACGGCGATTTCGGGAGAACGAGAACGTCAAACCTTAGATCTTATGCTTTGCACAGATATATCGACATGGAAAATCTTGTTTGGAAAAATCAGTGCAGCATTAACGTTTATTCTTTTGATTATTTTTGCATCGATACCATTTATAAGCATTATTATGCTTTTTGGTGGGGTATCGATGTGGGATATATTTAAAACTGTTTTATACTACATGGCGGCAGCATTTATGCTCTCGACAGTTGGGATATTTGCGACGACACATTTTAAGCGTAATATCACAGCGATTATGATGAGTTATGTGATTTTGGGAGTTATATATTTTGTGCCACTGATTCTGATGATTATATTAGCGATTGTTACTCAACTTGAAAATATGCAATGGTTAAGTGATTTTGTTGAAATATATATTTATGATATTTCTGCAATACTTTTTGGAGCGAATCCTGGATTTGGGTTGCTGTCGTTATTGAATAATGATTTTATGGATATTAGCTATATGATCAATTATCAATCCATTTTATCCAAGATACCAACATGGACAATATCATTGATTTATTTTACCATTATAAGTAGCGTATTTTTACTTTTATCTAAGCATAAACTATCAAAGAGGTGATAAATAATGCTTCGAAAAAAAATATATAGATATATTCGACCCATTCGACAAAAACTTTATATTGAGCGTAGCCTTAAAGTGTTAAGCTGGATTTTGGTGATAGGATTTGGTCTAACATGTTTACTGGCTATCGTAAGTCGATTTGTCATGGTTGTACATGTAACAATGTGGATGGGATATGTTGGGTTAGTCGCAATGGCAACCTCAATTATTGTCAGTGCTTTTTTATATCCATCAGTACAAGATGGTGTAAAGCTAACAGATCATCTAGGGATGCAGGAGCGCTTAATGACCGCACTGGAGTTTGAAGATAGTCAAGAGGCGGCCATCACATCTCAACGTGAAGATACCTTGTTACATATAGAAGATATTACAAAGCGTCCAAGCTATTCGATAAAAATTTGGAGACGCCCTTGGCTCATTGCTGGGATATTATTCGTGGGTACATTGGGTGTTTTAATGGTTCCAACGAGCTCATCTAAACAAGCAGCACAGATTGAAGAGCTACAGGAAAAAATCATTGAAGAAATGGCTTGGATTGAAGAAAAGCTAGATCAAGACTTGCTCGAAGAAAAAATAGCAGATGCTGCGGATATAGAAGAAAAAGAGAAAGCCATTGAAGAAGCCCTAGAGGCATTAAAAGAGAATATTGAAAAGGCAAAATCTGAAGAAGAAGCCTTAAAAGAACTGGCTATAGCTAAAAATGCGTTGAGCGAAATAGAAAAAGAAATCGCAGAGCAACTCAAGGCTCAAAGTCAAGAAGCTATGGGAGAAGAGACAGCCTTGGCTATGGAAAAAGCATTAGAAGCCATGGGAAGCGAACTTCATGAAATGCAAGCGGCCATCAATGCGAGTGGTCAAAACCTAGCGACAAAGGCAAGCATTAGTCAGATGGCATTTTCAGGAGAACCATCGAATGGGAGTGAACCTAGTCAAAGTTCAGGAGCCATGGCCGGAAGCGGTGAAAATCCCCAAGAAGGAGAAGGTGAAGGTCAAGGTCAAGGCGGTGCAGGAGCACAAGAAGGCGAAGGTCAAGGCGCATCTGCAACAGGTTCAACCAATGAAGAGACGCCGATGCAAGAAACCACAGAGCCTCAGGGAGGTCATCATCAAGGTGGTGAATCAAAAGAAGGTATTTATGAGTCCTTATATCCACCAGAACGTCTTGGTGGGGAGGCTGACCCTAGTTTTATTCAAGGAGATAGTCAAAAAGAAGGAGAACGTACGTATAGTGAGGTACAAGGCGTTCCAACAGAAGCTGGAGAGTTTGTGCGTTACGACACCATACTGAGTGAATATAGTAGTGAGGCGACTCGGCGTATAGATCAAGCGCAGGTCCCTCCGATGATGCGAACAGTTGTTAAAGAATATTTTTCGAGTTTAGAGACATCGGATTGATAAAAGGAGACGAAGATGATGGAGTTAGAACATGTAAGTGAATGGAGCGAGCGGGTTATAACCGAAGTGTCTGAGCACATTATCGGACAAGAAGAATTAATTGAAGATACAATTATTTGCTTAATGGCTGGAGGTAACCTTTTGTTGGAAGGTGTTCCAGGTTTAGGGAAAACAAGACTTGTATCTGTATTAGGGGAAGTGCTTGGATTGGCATTTAAACGGATTCAATTTACACCGGACTTAATGCCGGCAGATATTACAGGAACCAATATTTATAACCGAGATCGTAATGTATTTGAATTTCAACAAGGACCTGTGTTTTCAAATATTGTATTAGCAGATGAAATCAATCGAGCAACACCAAAAACACAGGCGGCCATGCTTGAAGCCATGCAAGAAAAAACTGTCACAGTGGCAGGTCAAACCTATCCGCTCCCTCGCCCTTATCTTGTCATGGCAACACAGAACCCTATTGAGCAAGAGGGGACCTATCCCCTACCGGAAGCACAGATGGATAGATTTATGTTTAAGCTAAATGTTTTGTTTCCAAAGGCGAAAGACTTAGCAGCGATTGTTCAGCTGACAACAGGAACCCATGAGCCAAAAGTTCATACAGTAACCTCAAGTGAAGAGCTATTGGAAATACAAGAATTGGTAAAAACAGTGCCTGTAGCACAGCCTGTACTTGATTATGCTATGCGCTTGATTGTAGCTACACACCCTGAACAAGAAAGTGCTCCGGACATCATTCGTAAATATGTCCTTGCAGGTGCAAGTCCTCGGGCGGCACAGGGAATTATCAATGCTTCAAGAGTACGTGCATTAATCAAAGGGCGTTATAATGTGGCTTTTGAGGATATTAATGCCATGGCAGAGCCGGTTTTGCGACACCGCCTGGTACTTAATTTTGAAGCTATGAGTGATGGAGTAACGGTTGAGCACTTAGTAAGTGAACTTATAGGAGTGATTAAAGAGTAATGTCCAAAATAATTGACAGCGAATTTATGAAGCTCGTACAACATGTGCCTATGCATATTGAATTAAAGCTTAAAAACAACCAATTTGGGTTCAAGCGTTCTTCGGCAAAAGGAAGCTCGGTCGAATTTTCAGATTATCGGGAATATGTGCCGGGAGATGATTTTCGTCGAATTGACTGGAATGCACTTGCACGTTTTGAGAAAGTTTTTATTAAGCTATTTATGGAAGAACAAGAATCACCTGTAACGATTTTTAGTGATCAAAGCAAATCAATGGGATTTGGAAAAAAACGTGACGTTGGGATAAAAACGGCAGCTAC
This sequence is a window from Vallitaleaceae bacterium 9-2. Protein-coding genes within it:
- a CDS encoding ABC transporter permease; amino-acid sequence: MLNPILERELKTRMRTWKTPILLTVYLGLIGLILTLVLLASGTVFGYDGYGFDPSVIATVYDVLVIFQMALLMLIIPVFTATAISGERERQTLDLMLCTDISTWKILFGKISAALTFILLIIFASIPFISIIMLFGGVSMWDIFKTVLYYMAAAFMLSTVGIFATTHFKRNITAIMMSYVILGVIYFVPLILMIILAIVTQLENMQWLSDFVEIYIYDISAILFGANPGFGLLSLLNNDFMDISYMINYQSILSKIPTWTISLIYFTIISSVFLLLSKHKLSKR
- a CDS encoding MoxR family ATPase yields the protein MELEHVSEWSERVITEVSEHIIGQEELIEDTIICLMAGGNLLLEGVPGLGKTRLVSVLGEVLGLAFKRIQFTPDLMPADITGTNIYNRDRNVFEFQQGPVFSNIVLADEINRATPKTQAAMLEAMQEKTVTVAGQTYPLPRPYLVMATQNPIEQEGTYPLPEAQMDRFMFKLNVLFPKAKDLAAIVQLTTGTHEPKVHTVTSSEELLEIQELVKTVPVAQPVLDYAMRLIVATHPEQESAPDIIRKYVLAGASPRAAQGIINASRVRALIKGRYNVAFEDINAMAEPVLRHRLVLNFEAMSDGVTVEHLVSELIGVIKE